The following coding sequences lie in one Streptomyces sp. NBC_00510 genomic window:
- a CDS encoding ABC transporter ATP-binding protein, with translation MTLLRLDGATVRFGGHTALDAVGLEVAEHETVCVLGPSGSGKSTLLRVVAGLQPLDAGRVLLAGRDQTGVPAHRRGVGLMFQDHQLFPQRDVAGNVDFGLRMRGAGRAERERTVQELLELVGLPGAQRRAVASLSGGEQQRVALARALAPGPRLLMLDEPLGQLDRGLRERLVVELRGLFQRLGTTVLAVTHDQSEAFALADRVVVMRDGRIEQAGTPLEVWQRPASEFVARFLGFDNVVAATVTGDAADTAWGKVPVPPGSPQGAGRLLVRPAGVRLVPAADGLRCDVLARTFRGDQVTLLLRPEEGPPLEAGCALRDAPAEGDTVGVSFTADEVVVLGG, from the coding sequence ATGACCCTGCTGCGACTGGACGGCGCCACCGTGCGCTTCGGCGGGCACACCGCCCTGGACGCCGTCGGCCTGGAGGTCGCCGAGCACGAGACGGTGTGCGTGCTCGGGCCCAGCGGCAGCGGGAAGTCCACGCTGCTGCGGGTCGTCGCCGGGCTGCAGCCGCTGGACGCCGGGCGCGTCCTGCTGGCCGGCCGCGACCAAACGGGGGTTCCCGCGCACCGGCGTGGCGTGGGCCTGATGTTCCAGGACCACCAGCTCTTCCCGCAGCGCGACGTCGCCGGGAACGTCGACTTCGGTCTGCGCATGCGCGGCGCGGGACGCGCCGAACGGGAGCGCACGGTCCAGGAGTTGCTGGAACTCGTGGGTCTGCCCGGCGCGCAGCGGCGCGCCGTCGCGTCCCTGTCCGGCGGCGAGCAGCAGCGCGTCGCCCTGGCCCGGGCCCTGGCACCCGGGCCGCGGCTGCTCATGCTCGACGAGCCGCTCGGCCAGCTCGACCGGGGCCTGCGAGAGCGCCTGGTGGTCGAGTTGCGCGGGCTCTTCCAGCGGCTGGGCACCACGGTGCTGGCCGTCACGCACGACCAGAGCGAGGCCTTCGCGCTGGCCGACCGCGTCGTCGTCATGCGCGACGGCCGGATCGAGCAGGCCGGCACCCCGCTGGAGGTGTGGCAGCGGCCCGCCTCCGAGTTCGTCGCCCGCTTCCTCGGCTTCGACAACGTGGTGGCCGCCACCGTCACCGGCGACGCCGCCGACACCGCCTGGGGCAAGGTCCCCGTCCCCCCGGGCTCCCCGCAGGGCGCCGGGCGGCTGCTCGTCCGGCCCGCCGGCGTACGGCTCGTCCCGGCCGCCGACGGGCTGCGCTGCGACGTGCTCGCGCGTACCTTCCGCGGCGACCAGGTCACCCTCCTCCTGCGCCCCGAGGAAGGCCCCCCGCTGGAGGCCGGCTGCGCCCTGCGCGACGCCCCCGCCGAGGGCGACACGGTCGGCGTCTCCTTCACGGCGGACGAGGTCGTGGTCCTGGGCGGGTAG
- a CDS encoding thiamine ABC transporter substrate-binding protein: protein MSTIRRRAAGTVLVVALGATALAACGSDGGDTAKGKGGTASKTVTLVSHDSFAASKDVLKAFTEQTGYTVKVLRGGDAGAAVNQAVLSKGNPQGDVFFGVDNTLLSRALDNDLFEPYEAKGLDKVPAALQLDAAEHRVTPIDFGDVCVNYDRKYFTEHKLPVPESFDDLVKPEYKDLLVTENAATSSPGLAFLLATTATYGDGGWEDYWKKLKANGVQVVDGWEQAYYDTFSGAGGGKGDKPLVVSYASSPPAEVLGLKTQPEQGPTGVATGTCFRQVEFAGLLKGAKNTEGGRALVDFLLSRAFQEDMPLNMFVNPARSDAKLPEVFTKYAPVISEPATVAPEKIAGNREQWVKSWSSLVLK from the coding sequence ATGAGCACCATCCGTCGGCGTGCGGCCGGCACCGTCCTCGTCGTCGCGCTCGGCGCGACCGCGCTCGCCGCCTGCGGCAGCGACGGCGGGGACACCGCCAAGGGGAAGGGCGGCACCGCCTCCAAGACCGTCACCCTCGTCAGCCACGACTCCTTCGCCGCGTCGAAGGACGTGCTGAAGGCGTTCACCGAGCAGACCGGCTACACCGTCAAGGTGCTGCGTGGCGGCGACGCCGGTGCCGCGGTCAACCAGGCCGTGCTGTCCAAGGGCAACCCGCAGGGCGACGTCTTCTTCGGCGTCGACAACACCCTGCTGTCCCGGGCCCTGGACAACGACCTGTTCGAGCCGTACGAGGCCAAGGGCCTCGACAAGGTGCCCGCCGCGCTGCAGTTGGACGCCGCGGAGCACCGCGTCACCCCGATCGACTTCGGCGACGTCTGCGTCAACTACGACCGGAAGTACTTCACCGAGCACAAGCTCCCCGTGCCGGAGAGCTTCGACGACCTCGTCAAGCCCGAGTACAAGGACCTGCTGGTCACCGAGAACGCCGCCACCTCCTCCCCGGGTCTCGCCTTCCTCCTCGCCACCACCGCGACGTACGGCGACGGGGGCTGGGAGGACTACTGGAAGAAGCTCAAGGCCAACGGCGTCCAGGTCGTCGACGGCTGGGAGCAGGCGTACTACGACACCTTCTCCGGCGCCGGCGGCGGCAAGGGCGACAAGCCGCTGGTCGTCTCGTACGCCTCCAGCCCGCCCGCCGAGGTGCTCGGTCTGAAGACGCAGCCCGAGCAGGGGCCGACCGGTGTCGCGACCGGCACCTGCTTCCGGCAGGTGGAGTTCGCCGGCCTGCTGAAGGGCGCGAAGAACACCGAGGGCGGCAGGGCGCTCGTCGACTTCCTGCTGAGCCGCGCCTTCCAGGAGGACATGCCGCTCAACATGTTCGTCAACCCCGCCCGCAGCGACGCGAAGCTGCCCGAGGTCTTCACCAAGTACGCGCCGGTCATCAGCGAACCGGCCACCGTCGCGCCGGAGAAGATCGCCGGGAACCGGGAGCAGTGGGTCAAGTCGTGGTCCTCGCTCGTGCTGAAGTAA
- a CDS encoding iron ABC transporter permease — protein MAVPVAFFGLFFGYPVAAIVARGLREGGRWRFGRFAEVLGEPDIAHMLWFTCWQAAASTALTLAIALPGAYVFARFDFPGKQVLRAVVTVPFVLPTVVVGSAFLALLGRGGLLDELWGVRLDTTVWAILLAHVFFNYAVVVRTVGGLWAQLDPRQEEAARVLGAGRLAAWRRVTLPALAPAVAAAALMVFLFTFTSFGVIQILGGPTFSTLEVEIYRETAQLLDLPTAAVLTIVQFAAVAAILAVHAGTVRRRESALRLVDPARTARRPRGAGEWGLLTGALGVAALLILLPLGVLAERSLHGPDGYGLGYYRALGSVAGSGGTFLVAPVAAVWNSLQYAAAATAIALVVGGLAAAALTRRAGRLVRGFDALLMLPLGTSAVTIGFGFLITLDEPPLDLRSSWILVPLAQALVGVPFVVRTMLPVLRAVDDRLREAAAVLGASPLRVWREVDLPLVRRALLVAAGFAFAVSLGEFGATVFIARPDNPTLPVAVARFLGRAGELNYGQAMALSTVLMLVCAGALLALERIRIDRSGEF, from the coding sequence ATGGCCGTGCCGGTCGCGTTCTTCGGGCTGTTCTTCGGCTACCCGGTCGCCGCCATCGTCGCCCGCGGGCTCCGCGAGGGCGGACGGTGGCGGTTCGGCCGGTTCGCGGAGGTGCTGGGCGAGCCCGACATCGCGCACATGTTGTGGTTCACCTGCTGGCAGGCGGCCGCCTCCACCGCGCTCACCCTGGCGATCGCGCTGCCCGGCGCGTACGTCTTCGCCCGCTTCGACTTCCCCGGCAAGCAGGTGCTGCGCGCGGTGGTGACCGTGCCCTTCGTGCTGCCGACAGTGGTCGTCGGCTCGGCCTTCCTCGCGCTGCTGGGGCGCGGCGGGCTGCTCGACGAACTGTGGGGCGTGCGCCTGGACACCACGGTCTGGGCGATCCTCCTCGCGCACGTCTTCTTCAACTACGCCGTGGTCGTACGGACCGTGGGCGGGCTGTGGGCACAGCTGGACCCCCGGCAGGAGGAGGCCGCGCGGGTCCTCGGCGCGGGACGCCTCGCGGCCTGGCGCAGGGTGACGCTGCCCGCCCTCGCCCCCGCTGTCGCCGCGGCCGCGCTGATGGTCTTCCTCTTCACCTTCACCTCCTTCGGCGTGATCCAGATCCTCGGCGGTCCCACCTTCTCCACCCTGGAGGTGGAGATCTACCGCGAGACCGCGCAGTTGCTGGACCTGCCGACGGCGGCCGTGCTGACGATCGTCCAGTTCGCCGCCGTCGCGGCGATCCTCGCCGTGCACGCCGGGACCGTACGGCGCAGGGAGAGCGCGCTGCGGCTGGTGGACCCGGCCCGCACCGCGCGCCGGCCGCGCGGTGCCGGTGAGTGGGGGCTGCTCACGGGCGCGCTCGGCGTGGCAGCGCTGCTGATCCTGCTGCCGCTGGGTGTGCTGGCCGAGCGCTCGCTGCACGGGCCGGACGGCTACGGCCTCGGCTACTACCGGGCGCTGGGCTCGGTGGCCGGCAGCGGCGGGACCTTCCTGGTGGCGCCCGTCGCCGCGGTCTGGAACTCGCTGCAGTACGCGGCCGCCGCCACCGCGATCGCCCTGGTCGTCGGCGGGCTGGCCGCGGCCGCCCTCACCCGGCGGGCCGGGCGCCTCGTGCGGGGCTTCGACGCCCTGCTCATGCTGCCGCTCGGGACCTCGGCGGTGACCATCGGCTTCGGCTTCCTCATCACCCTCGACGAGCCGCCGCTGGACCTGCGCTCCTCGTGGATCCTCGTGCCGCTCGCGCAGGCGCTGGTCGGCGTGCCCTTCGTGGTGCGCACCATGCTGCCGGTGCTGCGTGCCGTGGACGACCGGCTGCGCGAGGCGGCGGCGGTGCTCGGCGCCTCCCCGCTGCGGGTGTGGCGCGAGGTCGACCTTCCGCTGGTGCGGCGGGCGCTGCTGGTGGCGGCCGGCTTCGCCTTCGCCGTGTCCCTGGGCGAGTTCGGCGCCACCGTCTTCATCGCCCGTCCCGACAACCCCACCCTCCCGGTCGCGGTCGCCCGCTTCCTCGGGCGGGCCGGAGAGCTCAACTACGGCCAGGCGATGGCGCTCAGCACCGTGCTGATGCTGGTGTGCGCGGGGGCGCTGCTGGCGCTGGAACGTATCCGCATCGACAGGTCAGGGGAGTTCTGA